TTTTCTTAAATATAAGAAATATTTCTAATATGATGAAATTTTACATTGACTGCAGAGATCAAACCTTCTTTCTGGTAAAAATTTCCAAGCGGAGGATTAGATGAAACATACTAAAATTAAAATGACGGCAGGAATTCTTTTCCTCTGTGCCATTCCATTGAGCTTATTTTCGCAGGACATTACAAAAGAGAAAAAGTCCACACCCGGCCCAGTTCTCAATTTAGATCCGCCTTCCAATATAAAATACGAAGAACAAGCAAACGACGGAAAAGGAATTCCTGAAATCCAACAGGAACTCGCCAAGGAGGAACCTTATAAAAGTCCATACAAAGGGAAACTCCCCGGGGAATTTATGAAGTCCATGCTTCTTTCTCCAGAACACCAAGATGCAATGAGAAAAACGGATCGGCTCTGGTTGGGAGATATTTTCCGCGCGGGTTTCCAAGTTCGTCCCCGTTTCGATTACAGTCACAACGCTGATTTTGATAAACGAACTCAGGACGATAGAAACTTTGCGACTCAGAATTCCCAGGTTTTCTTTGTCATAGATCCGAACCCTTACGTTGCCGCAAAAGTCACGATCCAAGACGTTCGCGTCTTCGGTGGCGAACAATCTCGTAAGGACGGTCAACTCGGTTACCTGGGGCTTTCCAATTCGGCCGGCGCAGAATTAAGCGCCGCGCCAACCGCCACAAATTCCGTGAGCATCAAAAACAACACAGATCTAAGGGAAGGTTTTGTACAATTAAAAAACTTCGCGGAAGGTTTCGAAGTTTTCATCGGAAGGCAAATCTTCGGCTTCGGAGATAATAGATATGTCGGCGGCAGAAATGACGGTCAGACCGGAAACTCTTTCGACGGGGCTCGTGTAAAATACAACTCCAAGTATTTCAACTCAGAAGCATTCACTTCCATCATAGCGGAAGATTCAAACGCGGGTAGCGGCAACAACACCGCAAACGGAGTCAAACGTGGTACCGTCAACGACACTTACCTTTCCGGTTTATACAATACGGTAAAATTCGAAGACTTCCTCGTGGATTTCTATTATTTCAATATCGATAAAAAATGGGAACAAGGCCCGAACCCTACCACAAGTCTGGATAGGACAAGACAAAGAGACGATTTAAATACGGTCGGATTTCGTTTAACAAATAGAACGGATAGCAACCGTTTACCCAAGACAAAATCCTGGGACTGGACCTTGGAAGGCTCCTGGCAATACGGTCACAACGGTCAAAAGATCAACGCGGGGTGGGACACTCTCAAACAAACCGTGGACGGAAATCAGAAGTCTCAAAGAATCTATACCCAAAATGTGGAATACGATTCCAAGTTTTTCATCGCTCAAACGGGATATACTTTCTTCGATCGATTTCGCGTAGGTATTCAATATTCGATCGGCTCCGGAGATCCGAATAGAACGGACAACAAAGTGGCTACATACGACGCTTCCTTTGCGACGAGATCCGGAGGTTTCCCTTACTTCGATTCCGGAAACGGAATCGTAAACGCCACTTTCTGGTCGAACACAAGAACCAAATCCGTTCACCTGATGTATAACTCCGCAAACTACGGAAGATTCATTTTCGTCGCTTACGATATTCAAAAAGCTTCCGTAAATGACGCATGGTATTCCTCGGGCGGTACCCCGAATACCGGACTTACTACTGAAAACACGACCGGTTCCGCATTCGGCGGTTATAAACTGGGTGAAAGAGGCGGAAAACGTCTTTTCTACGAATTCGATTTAATCTATCAATTCTATCTCAAAGATTACGTCTCGATTTGGACGGGCGGATCTTATTTACTCGCGGGAGATTCGGTAAGAAACGCC
The nucleotide sequence above comes from Leptospira weilii. Encoded proteins:
- a CDS encoding alginate export family protein codes for the protein MKHTKIKMTAGILFLCAIPLSLFSQDITKEKKSTPGPVLNLDPPSNIKYEEQANDGKGIPEIQQELAKEEPYKSPYKGKLPGEFMKSMLLSPEHQDAMRKTDRLWLGDIFRAGFQVRPRFDYSHNADFDKRTQDDRNFATQNSQVFFVIDPNPYVAAKVTIQDVRVFGGEQSRKDGQLGYLGLSNSAGAELSAAPTATNSVSIKNNTDLREGFVQLKNFAEGFEVFIGRQIFGFGDNRYVGGRNDGQTGNSFDGARVKYNSKYFNSEAFTSIIAEDSNAGSGNNTANGVKRGTVNDTYLSGLYNTVKFEDFLVDFYYFNIDKKWEQGPNPTTSLDRTRQRDDLNTVGFRLTNRTDSNRLPKTKSWDWTLEGSWQYGHNGQKINAGWDTLKQTVDGNQKSQRIYTQNVEYDSKFFIAQTGYTFFDRFRVGIQYSIGSGDPNRTDNKVATYDASFATRSGGFPYFDSGNGIVNATFWSNTRTKSVHLMYNSANYGRFIFVAYDIQKASVNDAWYSSGGTPNTGLTTENTTGSAFGGYKLGERGGKRLFYEFDLIYQFYLKDYVSIWTGGSYLLAGDSVRNARVNPWAPNVNDRYTLDHKSYSFFLFVQFAM